A genomic window from Rhea pennata isolate bPtePen1 chromosome 12, bPtePen1.pri, whole genome shotgun sequence includes:
- the KBTBD12 gene encoding kelch repeat and BTB domain-containing protein 12 isoform X3 codes for MDPKTEEKRKQHHSLTLLEQVTRMKDAAEIIDVVLVAEGEKFPCHKVVLAAFSPYFKAMFTCGLVECTQREVILYDISAESVSIILNYMYSADLHLTNQNVQTVAVAAYFMQMEDVFSICQKYMMDHMDASNCVGIYYFAKHIGAEDLSDQAGKYLYQHFAEVSLQEEILEIEVQQLLTLIKSDDLNVSREESILDLVIRWVNHSRKSRVVHLIELLKQVRLVLVSPSFLVEARKRNTMILYNSECNDMFEEALETIRISRLPSLSLRYGMETTDLLLCIGNNSLGIRSRHGSYADASFCYAPATQKTYFISSPKYGEGLGCVCTGVVTENNDIIVAGEASAVKMSRQKTKNIEIYRYHRQGNQCWRSLCTTQFRELYALGTIHNDLYVIGGQMKMKNRYLVTNCVEKYSMEQDTWRSIAPLPLPLACHVVVTVKNKLYVMGGWTPQMDLPDDEPDRLSNRMFRYDPGQDKWTERAPMKFSKYRFSTAVVNSEIYVLDNDAVTGKQKQQ; via the exons ATGGATCCTAAgactgaggagaaaagaaagcagcaccATAGCTTGACTTTACTGGAACAAGTAACAAGAATGAAAGACGCAGCAGAGATAATTGATGTTGTTCTAGTTGCAGAAGGCGAGAAATTCCCTTGCCATAAGGTGGTGCTGGCTGCATTCAGTCCGTACTTCAAAGCCATGTTTACCTGTGGCTTGGTTGAATGCACCCAAAGAGAAGTAATATTATATGACATTTCTGCGGAGAGTGTGTCCATAATACTCAATTACATGTACAGTGCAGATTTACACCTCACTAATCAGAATGTGCAGACTGTTGCGGTTGCTGCGTATTTCATGCAGATGGAAGATGTCTTTAGTATATGTCAGAAGTACATGATGGACCATATGGATGCTTCAAATTGTGTGGGGATTTACTACTTTGCAAAGCACATTGGAGCAGAAGATCTATCTGATCAAGCAGGGAAATACTTATATCAGCATTTTGCAGAGGTGAGCTTACAGGAAGAAATATTAGAGATTGAAGTCCAGCAACTGTTGACACTTATAAAATCAGATGATCTGAATGTTTCCAGGGAGGAGAGCATTCTGGACCTTGTCATTAGATGGGTTAATCACAGCAGAAAATCACGTGTGGTACACCTTATTGAGCTCCTGAAGCAAGTGAGACTGGTACTTGTCAGCCCTTCTTTTTTAGTGGAAGCCCGGAAAAGGAACACAATGATCCTGTACAACTCAGAATGCAATGATATGTTTGAGGAAGCATTAGAAACCATCAGGATATCCAGACTGCCTTCTCTCAGTCTGCGATACGGCATGGAGACTACCGATCTTTTACTCTGCATTGGCAACAATTCTCTGGGCATTAGATCAAGACATGGTAGCTATGCAGATGCCAGTTTCTGTTACGCTCCAGCAACACAGAAGACTTACTTCATTTCCTCTCCAAAGTATGGAGAGGGTTTAGGTTGTGTTTGCACTGGTGTTGTCACTGAGAATAACGATATTATTgtggcaggagaagcaagcgccgTCAAAATGTCTAGACAAAAGACCAAGAACATCGAAATTTATAG ATACCACCGGCAAGGAAACCAGTGTTGGCGCAGTCTGTGCACCACTCAGTTCCGTGAACTCTATGCACTAGGCACTATCCATAACGATCTCTATGTAATAGGAGggcaaatgaaaatgaaaaatcgCTATCTGGTCACAAACTGTGTGGAGAAGTATTCCATGGAGCAAGATACCTGGAGAAGCATAGCACCTCTTCCCTTGCCACTAGCCTGCCATGTGGTGGTAACGGTGAAGAATAAGCTCTACGTGATGGGTGGCTGGACACCACAG ATGGATCTGCCTGACGATGAGCCGGATCGATTAAGTAACAGAATGTTTCGGTATGACCCGGGCCAAGACAAATGGACAGAGCGTGCACCAATGAAGTTCTCCAAATATCGCTTCAGCACAGCTGTAGTCAACAGTGAGATTTATGTCTTGG ataATGATGCTGTAACtgggaagcagaagcagcagtaa
- the KBTBD12 gene encoding kelch repeat and BTB domain-containing protein 12 isoform X4: MDPKTEEKRKQHHSLTLLEQVTRMKDAAEIIDVVLVAEGEKFPCHKVVLAAFSPYFKAMFTCGLVECTQREVILYDISAESVSIILNYMYSADLHLTNQNVQTVAVAAYFMQMEDVFSICQKYMMDHMDASNCVGIYYFAKHIGAEDLSDQAGKYLYQHFAEVSLQEEILEIEVQQLLTLIKSDDLNVSREESILDLVIRWVNHSRKSRVVHLIELLKQVRLVLVSPSFLVEARKRNTMILYNSECNDMFEEALETIRISRLPSLSLRYGMETTDLLLCIGNNSLGIRSRHGSYADASFCYAPATQKTYFISSPKYGEGLGCVCTGVVTENNDIIVAGEASAVKMSRQKTKNIEIYRYHRQGNQCWRSLCTTQFRELYALGTIHNDLYVIGGQMKMKNRYLVTNCVEKYSMEQDTWRSIAPLPLPLACHVVVTVKNKLYVMGGWTPQMDLPDDEPDRLSNRMFRYDPGQDKWTERAPMKFSKYRFSTAVVNSEIYVLERTPLVSEH, translated from the exons ATGGATCCTAAgactgaggagaaaagaaagcagcaccATAGCTTGACTTTACTGGAACAAGTAACAAGAATGAAAGACGCAGCAGAGATAATTGATGTTGTTCTAGTTGCAGAAGGCGAGAAATTCCCTTGCCATAAGGTGGTGCTGGCTGCATTCAGTCCGTACTTCAAAGCCATGTTTACCTGTGGCTTGGTTGAATGCACCCAAAGAGAAGTAATATTATATGACATTTCTGCGGAGAGTGTGTCCATAATACTCAATTACATGTACAGTGCAGATTTACACCTCACTAATCAGAATGTGCAGACTGTTGCGGTTGCTGCGTATTTCATGCAGATGGAAGATGTCTTTAGTATATGTCAGAAGTACATGATGGACCATATGGATGCTTCAAATTGTGTGGGGATTTACTACTTTGCAAAGCACATTGGAGCAGAAGATCTATCTGATCAAGCAGGGAAATACTTATATCAGCATTTTGCAGAGGTGAGCTTACAGGAAGAAATATTAGAGATTGAAGTCCAGCAACTGTTGACACTTATAAAATCAGATGATCTGAATGTTTCCAGGGAGGAGAGCATTCTGGACCTTGTCATTAGATGGGTTAATCACAGCAGAAAATCACGTGTGGTACACCTTATTGAGCTCCTGAAGCAAGTGAGACTGGTACTTGTCAGCCCTTCTTTTTTAGTGGAAGCCCGGAAAAGGAACACAATGATCCTGTACAACTCAGAATGCAATGATATGTTTGAGGAAGCATTAGAAACCATCAGGATATCCAGACTGCCTTCTCTCAGTCTGCGATACGGCATGGAGACTACCGATCTTTTACTCTGCATTGGCAACAATTCTCTGGGCATTAGATCAAGACATGGTAGCTATGCAGATGCCAGTTTCTGTTACGCTCCAGCAACACAGAAGACTTACTTCATTTCCTCTCCAAAGTATGGAGAGGGTTTAGGTTGTGTTTGCACTGGTGTTGTCACTGAGAATAACGATATTATTgtggcaggagaagcaagcgccgTCAAAATGTCTAGACAAAAGACCAAGAACATCGAAATTTATAG ATACCACCGGCAAGGAAACCAGTGTTGGCGCAGTCTGTGCACCACTCAGTTCCGTGAACTCTATGCACTAGGCACTATCCATAACGATCTCTATGTAATAGGAGggcaaatgaaaatgaaaaatcgCTATCTGGTCACAAACTGTGTGGAGAAGTATTCCATGGAGCAAGATACCTGGAGAAGCATAGCACCTCTTCCCTTGCCACTAGCCTGCCATGTGGTGGTAACGGTGAAGAATAAGCTCTACGTGATGGGTGGCTGGACACCACAG ATGGATCTGCCTGACGATGAGCCGGATCGATTAAGTAACAGAATGTTTCGGTATGACCCGGGCCAAGACAAATGGACAGAGCGTGCACCAATGAAGTTCTCCAAATATCGCTTCAGCACAGCTGTAGTCAACAGTGAGATTTATGTCTTGG AAAGAACACCACTTGTTTCAGAACACTAG